AGCGTGCTGTCGGCCCCGGACGGGGCGAACAACCCGGAATCCGCCATCGAGCAGCACGTCCGGTACACCGTCGAACTGCTGCTGGACCGCTCGGCCACGATCGCCAGGCGAGTCGAGGACGGCACCTGCGGCATCGCCGGGATGTACTACCGCCTCAAGGAGGGCAGCGCCCGCGTCATCGCCAGCGAGGGCCTGAAGACCGAGTAGGCGAGTCCCCGCGGTTCACTCCCCGCCTCCACCGTCGCCGCCGAGGCACTCCCTGATCTGGGCCTGGGCGCCACCAAACCGGCCGGCCGGACGAGGGCCGCTTCCGCGTCCTGCTCGATCCGGCCGGGCACCCCTTCTGCCTGGTGGCCCGCCGGTAAGGAGGCGAGCCAGGACGTTCTCAGTTGCGCTTGCCGCCGAACAGGCCGCGGACCTGCTGCCACCGGTGCTTCGCGCCCCACACGCCGACCCGCAGGATCGCCTCGAACACGATCGAGCTGCTCATCTTCGAGTCGCCGATCTCGCGCTCGGTGAAGGTGATCGGCACCTCGGTCACGGTGAAGCCCTGCTCGGCGGTGCGCCAGGCCAGGTCGATCTGGAAGCAGTACCCGGCCGAGGCGATCTCGTCCAGCGGCAGCTTCTGCAGCACCTCACGCCGGTACGCGCGGTACCCGGCGGTGATGTCCTTGATGCCCGCGCCCAGGCAGATCCCGGCGTAGACGTTGGCCAGCTTCGACAGCAGCTGCCTGCGGAACGGCCAGTTCACCACGCTGCCGCCGGGCACGTACCGCGAGCCGAGCACCAGGTCCGCGTCGGCGAGGGCCTCCAGCACCCGCGGCAGGTCCTCCGGGGCGTGCGAGCCGTCGGCGTCCATCTCCACGATGGTGTTGTAGTCGCGCGCCAGGCCCCAGCCGAAGCCCGCCACGTACGCCGCGCCGAGGCCCGCCTTCTCCGTGCGGTGCATGACGTGCACCCGGTCGTCCTTACCGGCCAGCTCGTCGGCCAGCTCACCGGTGCCGTCCGGGCTGCCGTCGTCGACGACCAGCGCGTGTACCTCGGGCAAGGCCTCGTGCAACCGGGTCAGGATCGGGCCGAGGTTCTCCCGCTCGTTGTAGGTCGGGATCACCACCAGCACCGGCTCGATCGGTTGTGCCCCCCGCGGCGCCTGCGCCATCCGCTAGTCCTCCATCGTGTGTTCGCTTGCCCCGGCGCCGGAGCGCCGGGTTCGTATCCGGACGATGCCGCCGGCCAGCACCCCTGCCACCGCCAGCCCGGTCACGCCGACGTCCGTCCACGCCCCGAGTTGATCCGACAGCGTAGTCTGCTGCCGCAG
The genomic region above belongs to Amycolatopsis sp. YIM 10 and contains:
- a CDS encoding polyprenol monophosphomannose synthase, encoding MAQAPRGAQPIEPVLVVIPTYNERENLGPILTRLHEALPEVHALVVDDGSPDGTGELADELAGKDDRVHVMHRTEKAGLGAAYVAGFGWGLARDYNTIVEMDADGSHAPEDLPRVLEALADADLVLGSRYVPGGSVVNWPFRRQLLSKLANVYAGICLGAGIKDITAGYRAYRREVLQKLPLDEIASAGYCFQIDLAWRTAEQGFTVTEVPITFTEREIGDSKMSSSIVFEAILRVGVWGAKHRWQQVRGLFGGKRN